A single region of the Pseudalkalibacillus berkeleyi genome encodes:
- a CDS encoding thiamine pyrophosphate-dependent dehydrogenase E1 component subunit alpha translates to MAENRHERLGLSDEQVLNMYETMLMARKIDERMWLLNRAGKIPFVISCQGQEAAQVGAAMALEKGKDYVLPYYRDMGVVLWFGMTARDLMLSGFAKAEDPNSGGRQMPGHFGQKKNNIVTGSSPVTTQVGHAVGIALAGKMEGKDLVTFTTFGEGSSNQGDFHESANFAGVHKLPVIFMCENNKYAISVPVSKQLACEKVSDRAIGYGMPGVTVDGNDPLAVYEAVKEAADRGRRGEGPTLVETVSYRLTPHSSDDDDRAYREREEVEEAKQKDALITFKKYLEDLGLLTEEKVKEITDRIDQEVDEATDYAENAAYAEAESALKYVYAE, encoded by the coding sequence ATGGCTGAAAATCGTCATGAAAGACTAGGTTTATCTGATGAGCAAGTTTTGAACATGTATGAAACGATGTTAATGGCAAGAAAGATTGATGAGAGAATGTGGCTCTTGAACCGTGCGGGTAAGATTCCTTTCGTTATCTCTTGTCAAGGTCAAGAAGCTGCACAAGTCGGTGCGGCTATGGCACTCGAAAAGGGGAAGGATTACGTCCTGCCTTACTATCGTGATATGGGAGTTGTCCTATGGTTCGGTATGACTGCACGTGACCTGATGCTTTCTGGATTCGCGAAAGCAGAAGATCCAAACTCAGGTGGTCGCCAAATGCCAGGACACTTTGGGCAAAAGAAGAACAATATCGTTACAGGTTCTTCTCCAGTAACGACTCAAGTTGGACATGCAGTAGGTATTGCTTTAGCAGGTAAGATGGAAGGTAAAGACCTTGTTACATTCACTACATTTGGTGAAGGTTCTTCAAACCAAGGTGATTTCCATGAATCAGCTAACTTTGCTGGAGTACATAAGCTTCCAGTTATCTTCATGTGTGAAAACAATAAATACGCGATTTCTGTACCTGTATCTAAACAGCTTGCATGTGAAAAGGTATCTGACCGTGCAATCGGTTACGGTATGCCAGGTGTAACTGTAGATGGAAACGATCCATTAGCTGTATATGAAGCGGTAAAAGAAGCGGCTGATCGTGGGCGTCGCGGTGAAGGTCCGACACTAGTTGAGACAGTATCTTACCGATTGACTCCTCACTCAAGTGATGATGACGATCGTGCGTACCGTGAGCGTGAAGAAGTGGAAGAAGCGAAACAAAAGGATGCGCTTATAACATTCAAGAAGTATCTTGAAGATTTAGGACTCTTGACTGAAGAAAAAGTAAAAGAAATCACTGATCGCATTGACCAAGAAGTTGATGAAGCAACAGACTACGCTGAAA
- the lpdA gene encoding dihydrolipoyl dehydrogenase, with product MAENYDLVILGGGTGGYVAAIRASQLGLTVAIVEKGKLGGTCLHKGCIPSKALLRSAEVFATAKKGEEFGVIAKDVALNFEKVQQRKQAIIDQLHGGVKHLMNKGKIDVYEGHGRILGPSIFSPMPGAISVEYNNGEENVILVPKNLLVSTGSRPRTLPGLDIDGDLVMTSDEALDLEELPSSIIIVGGGVIGIEWASMFIDFGLEVTVLEYADRIVPTEDKEVSKEATRILKKKGVKIVTGAKVLPETLEKGEGVTIKAEHKGEEKSFSAEKLLVSVGRQPNVEDIGLQNTEIQVEKGAIQTNEFYQTKDNHIYAIGDVIGGLQLAHVASHEGIVAVEHMANENPHPLDYTMISKCIYSSPEMASVGLTEDEAKEQGYDVKIGKFSFKGIGKALVYGQSDGFVKLIADKETNDILGVHMIGPHVTDMISEAGLAKVLDATPWEVAHSVHPHPTLSEVIGEAALAVDGKAIHN from the coding sequence ATGGCTGAGAATTATGACCTCGTCATCCTCGGTGGAGGAACTGGCGGTTATGTAGCAGCAATCCGAGCATCACAACTTGGATTAACTGTAGCGATTGTTGAAAAAGGAAAACTAGGTGGGACATGCCTTCATAAAGGTTGTATCCCAAGTAAAGCATTACTACGTAGTGCTGAAGTATTTGCAACTGCAAAGAAAGGTGAAGAATTTGGTGTCATTGCAAAGGACGTTGCATTGAACTTTGAGAAAGTACAACAACGTAAGCAAGCGATCATCGATCAACTTCACGGCGGTGTGAAACACTTAATGAACAAAGGTAAAATTGATGTTTACGAAGGACACGGTCGTATTTTAGGACCTTCAATCTTTTCTCCAATGCCTGGTGCAATATCAGTTGAGTACAATAATGGAGAGGAAAATGTCATTCTTGTACCGAAAAATCTACTCGTATCTACAGGCTCTCGTCCTAGAACATTACCAGGTTTAGATATTGATGGTGACCTAGTTATGACATCTGACGAAGCGTTAGATCTAGAAGAATTGCCTTCATCGATTATCATCGTTGGTGGTGGTGTTATCGGTATCGAATGGGCATCCATGTTCATTGACTTCGGATTAGAAGTAACCGTTCTTGAGTATGCAGATCGTATCGTTCCGACAGAAGATAAAGAAGTTTCTAAGGAAGCGACGCGCATTCTGAAGAAAAAAGGCGTGAAAATTGTTACCGGTGCAAAAGTACTTCCTGAAACACTTGAAAAAGGTGAAGGAGTTACGATTAAAGCAGAACATAAAGGAGAAGAGAAATCCTTCTCTGCTGAAAAACTGCTTGTTTCTGTTGGGCGTCAACCGAATGTTGAAGACATTGGCCTACAAAACACTGAAATTCAAGTTGAAAAAGGTGCAATTCAAACGAACGAATTTTACCAAACGAAAGACAATCATATCTATGCAATTGGTGATGTAATCGGTGGTTTGCAATTAGCACATGTTGCTTCTCATGAAGGAATTGTCGCTGTTGAACATATGGCAAATGAAAATCCACATCCACTTGACTATACGATGATCTCTAAATGTATCTATTCTAGCCCAGAGATGGCAAGTGTAGGTTTGACAGAAGATGAAGCGAAAGAGCAAGGATACGATGTGAAGATTGGTAAGTTCTCTTTCAAAGGTATTGGAAAAGCACTCGTTTACGGTCAATCAGATGGCTTTGTAAAGCTGATTGCTGACAAAGAAACAAACGATATTCTCGGTGTTCATATGATCGGACCTCACGTAACAGACATGATTTCTGAAGCAGGTCTTGCGAAAGTCCTTGATGCTACACCGTGGGAAGTTGCACATTCTGTACATCCTCACCCAACCTTATCTGAGGTTATTGGTGAAGCAGCATTAGCTGTAGATGGCAAAGCAATTCATAACTAA
- the buk gene encoding butyrate kinase, whose amino-acid sequence MEGSVLQQREYRLLVINPGSTSTKIGIFDDERSVFEKTIRHDIEKINTFEHIIDQYEFRKNVILETLDHEGINVSKLSAVVGRGGLLRPIEGGTYNVNDIMLEDLRKGYSGEHASNLGGIIAFEIAQGLNIPSYIVDPVVVDELAPLARVSGVPEMERKSIFHALNQKAVARRVAKQLGRPYEDLRLIVTHMGGGITVGVHEQGKVIDVNNGLHGEGPFSPERAGTVPVGDLVSMCFSGEYYADEIMKKLVGNAGFVGYLGTNDAVEVEKRIEEGDEKAKLVYDAMAYQVAKEIGAASAVLNGKVDAIVLTGGLAYGKDFINQITERIAWISDVIVQPGENELQALAEGGLRVLRGEEDAKEYPNQPVKQSI is encoded by the coding sequence ATGGAGGGTTCCGTTTTGCAACAAAGAGAATATCGTTTACTCGTAATTAATCCTGGGTCTACATCAACAAAGATCGGAATATTTGATGATGAACGTTCTGTGTTTGAAAAGACGATTAGACATGACATTGAAAAAATCAATACTTTTGAACATATCATCGATCAATATGAATTTCGTAAAAATGTGATCCTAGAAACGCTTGACCATGAAGGAATCAATGTTTCTAAATTAAGTGCCGTCGTAGGACGTGGGGGTCTCCTTCGTCCTATTGAAGGTGGAACGTATAATGTAAATGACATCATGCTAGAGGACCTTCGTAAAGGTTACTCTGGTGAACATGCTTCTAACTTAGGCGGGATCATTGCATTTGAAATCGCACAAGGTTTGAACATCCCATCTTACATTGTCGATCCTGTTGTGGTAGATGAACTTGCGCCATTAGCACGTGTATCTGGAGTGCCTGAAATGGAACGCAAAAGTATATTCCATGCACTTAACCAAAAGGCGGTTGCACGTAGAGTCGCTAAGCAATTAGGACGCCCTTATGAAGATCTTCGCTTAATTGTTACTCATATGGGTGGCGGAATAACAGTAGGTGTTCATGAGCAAGGGAAAGTTATTGATGTAAACAATGGATTACATGGAGAAGGTCCTTTTTCTCCTGAACGTGCTGGTACCGTACCTGTCGGAGACTTAGTTTCCATGTGTTTCTCAGGTGAATATTATGCAGACGAAATTATGAAGAAACTAGTCGGTAACGCTGGATTTGTTGGCTACTTAGGCACGAATGATGCAGTAGAAGTAGAAAAGCGCATTGAAGAAGGCGATGAAAAAGCAAAGCTCGTCTATGATGCGATGGCTTACCAAGTAGCTAAAGAGATTGGTGCAGCAAGTGCTGTACTAAACGGCAAAGTCGATGCGATTGTTTTGACAGGCGGACTTGCTTACGGAAAAGACTTCATTAACCAGATTACAGAACGTATTGCATGGATCAGCGATGTAATCGTACAACCTGGGGAAAATGAATTGCAAGCTCTTGCAGAAGGTGGATTGCGTGTACTTCGGGGTGAGGAAGATGCCAAGGAATACCCGAACCAACCAGTTAAACAAAGCATTTAA
- the bcd gene encoding Leu/Phe/Val dehydrogenase, translating into MEIFKYMETYDYEQLVICQDKQSGLKAIICIHDTTLGPALGGTRMWTYENEDAAIEDALRLAKGMTYKNAAAGLNLGGGKTVIIGDPRKDKNEEMFRAFGRYIQGLNGRYITAEDVGTTVADMDLIRQETEFVTGVSPAFGSSGNPSPVTAYGVYRGMKAAAKEAFGTDSLEGKVIAVQGVGNVAYNMCKHLHEEGAQLIVTDINKEAVQRAVEEFGAKAVDTEEIYSVDCDIYAPCALGATINDETIPQLKAKVIAGAANNQLKDVKHGDIIHEMGIVYAPDYVINAGGVINVADELNGYNHDRAMKKVELIYDNIARVCEISKRDSIPTYVAADRLAEERIERNKNSRSQFLLNDRHILSDRIGQ; encoded by the coding sequence ATGGAAATTTTCAAGTATATGGAGACTTACGATTACGAACAGCTGGTGATTTGCCAGGACAAGCAATCAGGACTTAAAGCAATCATTTGTATTCACGATACGACATTAGGGCCTGCACTTGGTGGAACTAGAATGTGGACGTACGAAAACGAAGATGCAGCAATTGAAGATGCACTTCGTCTAGCGAAAGGTATGACGTACAAGAATGCTGCAGCTGGATTGAACCTTGGTGGAGGGAAGACCGTTATTATCGGTGATCCACGAAAAGACAAGAATGAAGAAATGTTCCGTGCGTTCGGTCGCTACATTCAAGGGTTGAATGGCCGTTACATAACTGCAGAGGATGTAGGTACGACTGTTGCAGACATGGATCTAATCCGTCAAGAAACTGAATTTGTAACTGGCGTTTCTCCTGCATTCGGTTCTTCAGGAAACCCATCACCAGTAACAGCATACGGCGTATACCGTGGTATGAAAGCTGCAGCTAAGGAAGCTTTCGGTACGGATTCTCTTGAAGGTAAAGTCATCGCTGTCCAAGGTGTTGGTAACGTTGCTTACAACATGTGTAAGCACCTACACGAAGAAGGTGCACAATTGATCGTTACCGATATCAACAAAGAGGCTGTACAACGCGCTGTCGAAGAATTCGGAGCAAAAGCTGTAGACACTGAGGAAATCTACTCTGTTGATTGTGACATCTATGCACCATGTGCACTTGGAGCGACAATCAATGACGAAACAATCCCTCAATTGAAAGCTAAAGTAATTGCTGGAGCGGCTAACAACCAACTTAAAGACGTGAAGCACGGAGACATCATTCACGAAATGGGTATTGTGTACGCACCGGATTATGTAATTAATGCAGGTGGCGTCATCAATGTAGCTGATGAATTAAATGGATACAACCATGACCGTGCTATGAAGAAAGTCGAATTGATTTATGACAACATCGCTCGCGTATGTGAAATCTCTAAACGAGATAGCATCCCAACATACGTAGCAGCTGACCGTTTAGCTGAAGAACGAATTGAGCGTAACAAAAACTCTCGAAGCCAGTTCTTGTTAAACGATCGACACATCCTTTCTGATAGAATCGGTCAATAA
- the yqiS gene encoding phosphate butyryltransferase, with protein sequence MQLEQIIQEATQLPNKTVAVAAAEDHEVIHAVKMAIDKGLASFLLFGEKDKIQTLLHEQNLDSSEQLKVVHCNSSSESAAKAVQAVSSGEADVLMKGMVSTSTILKAVLNKEYGLRTGKVLSHVAAFEVSGFDRLIFVTDAAMNIAPDLKQKADIIQNAVDVATKLGVNLPKVAPIAAVEVVNPAMEATLDAAALSQMNSRGQIKGCVVDGPLALDNAVSMEAASHKGVSGDVAGQADILLVPNIETGNALYKSLIYFAKAKVGAVISGAKAPIVLTSRADTSESKLHSIALAVRSV encoded by the coding sequence ATGCAATTAGAACAAATCATCCAAGAAGCAACCCAATTACCTAACAAAACAGTTGCAGTTGCAGCCGCAGAAGATCACGAGGTCATCCATGCAGTCAAGATGGCAATCGACAAAGGGCTCGCCTCCTTCTTGTTGTTTGGTGAAAAGGATAAGATACAAACCTTGCTTCATGAACAAAATCTAGACAGTTCTGAACAACTTAAGGTTGTCCACTGTAACTCGTCATCAGAGTCAGCCGCTAAAGCTGTACAGGCAGTAAGTAGTGGTGAAGCAGATGTCCTTATGAAAGGAATGGTTTCTACATCAACGATCCTGAAAGCAGTATTAAATAAAGAATACGGGTTAAGAACGGGTAAAGTTCTTTCTCACGTAGCTGCTTTTGAAGTATCAGGGTTTGATCGTTTGATTTTCGTGACAGATGCAGCAATGAATATTGCACCTGATTTGAAACAAAAGGCTGACATTATTCAAAATGCAGTAGATGTAGCAACGAAGTTAGGTGTTAACCTTCCTAAAGTTGCTCCGATTGCAGCTGTTGAAGTTGTCAATCCAGCGATGGAAGCTACACTCGATGCGGCGGCATTGAGTCAAATGAATAGTAGAGGTCAAATTAAAGGCTGTGTAGTTGACGGACCACTAGCACTTGACAATGCAGTTTCGATGGAAGCGGCTTCACATAAAGGCGTCTCTGGTGATGTTGCTGGACAAGCTGATATTTTGCTCGTTCCTAATATCGAAACCGGAAACGCATTGTATAAATCATTGATATATTTTGCAAAAGCAAAAGTAGGAGCGGTGATATCGGGGGCAAAAGCGCCGATTGTGCTCACATCTAGAGCTGATACATCTGAAAGTAAACTTCACTCAATTGCACTTGCAGTAAGATCTGTCTAA
- a CDS encoding sigma 54-interacting transcriptional regulator, giving the protein MKNVIIIGADKVGTALVKMIEKSNALKLVAVIDPDENAPAITIARDKGIRTASSWKTIIDTPIDVVIETTGVEETFNSLKEIKNRQWVIIPSSVAVLISGLMEEQESLIQQLSSQSRQQDLVLSSSHDGMVAIDQQRRITIMNKSARIMTGLQDYPVIGEEITTLIPNSELPKVLDHGKTEINKEQVLDNGRKIITTRTPMIDDTGNTIGAFAVFKDITEVVEMAEEVTSLKSVQTMLEAIIHSSEEAISVVDEEGKGLIVNPAYTRLTGLRSEDIYGKPATTDISEGESMHMRVLRTRKPVRGVRLKVGPSRRDVVVNVAPVIVDGKLKGSVGVIHDMSEIQSLTAELQRARQIIRTLEAKYSFSDIIGQSKEMQFAIDQAKLGATTPATVLLRGESGTGKELFAHAIHNSSKLKYNKFVRVNCAAISESLLESELFGYEEGAFSGAKKGGKRGLFEEANGGSIFLDEIGELSSDTQAKLLRVLQENEIIRVGGTKAISINVRVIAATNVNLEKRIIDGSFREDLYYRINRLPIFIPPLRERKEDLGRLCHHLIQKLNQDYGRNIEGITEKAIKFFETYDWPGNVRELENILGRAIIHLSFHESWIDVQSIPSLASNHQQQGFEVKAATTQGSLQDQVERFEKGLIEDTLTRCNGNKTKTAKELKLSLRNLYYKIDKYGIE; this is encoded by the coding sequence ATGAAAAATGTAATCATAATTGGTGCCGACAAGGTAGGTACTGCACTTGTAAAAATGATAGAAAAGTCAAATGCGCTTAAATTAGTAGCGGTCATCGATCCCGATGAAAATGCGCCAGCTATTACAATTGCGCGTGATAAAGGGATTAGAACGGCGTCTAGCTGGAAGACAATTATTGATACGCCAATAGATGTCGTTATTGAAACGACCGGAGTTGAAGAAACATTCAATTCTTTGAAAGAAATTAAGAACAGGCAATGGGTGATCATACCGTCATCGGTTGCTGTCTTGATTTCAGGGTTAATGGAAGAGCAAGAAAGCCTTATCCAACAACTATCTAGTCAATCTAGACAGCAAGATTTAGTCTTAAGCTCTTCTCATGATGGAATGGTTGCGATCGATCAGCAGCGACGGATTACAATTATGAACAAAAGTGCACGAATTATGACGGGGCTACAAGATTACCCTGTTATAGGAGAAGAAATCACAACGCTCATTCCAAACTCTGAACTTCCTAAAGTATTGGATCATGGAAAAACAGAAATCAACAAAGAACAAGTTCTTGATAATGGTAGGAAGATTATTACAACAAGGACTCCGATGATTGATGATACTGGAAATACTATTGGTGCATTTGCGGTTTTCAAGGATATTACTGAAGTTGTGGAAATGGCTGAAGAAGTAACGAGCTTGAAAAGTGTACAAACAATGCTTGAAGCGATTATTCATTCATCCGAAGAAGCGATATCTGTCGTTGATGAAGAAGGAAAAGGTCTAATCGTTAATCCAGCTTATACTAGACTGACTGGATTGAGGTCTGAGGACATATACGGTAAGCCTGCTACTACAGATATATCTGAGGGAGAAAGTATGCACATGCGGGTTTTGCGTACTCGAAAACCTGTTAGAGGCGTACGGTTGAAGGTTGGACCTAGTCGACGTGATGTTGTAGTAAATGTTGCCCCAGTCATTGTTGATGGCAAGTTAAAAGGCAGTGTTGGAGTCATTCATGACATGTCTGAGATTCAATCCTTAACTGCAGAACTTCAAAGAGCTCGCCAAATCATCCGTACGTTGGAGGCGAAATACTCCTTCTCTGATATTATTGGTCAATCGAAAGAAATGCAATTTGCCATTGATCAGGCTAAGTTAGGGGCAACCACCCCTGCTACCGTACTATTGCGAGGCGAGTCTGGAACAGGGAAAGAACTATTTGCTCACGCGATACATAACAGTAGCAAGTTAAAATACAACAAGTTTGTTAGAGTAAACTGTGCCGCAATATCAGAGTCTTTACTTGAAAGTGAATTGTTTGGTTATGAAGAAGGGGCTTTTTCTGGAGCGAAGAAAGGTGGTAAGCGAGGCCTTTTTGAAGAAGCGAACGGTGGAAGCATCTTTTTAGATGAAATTGGAGAATTATCTAGTGACACACAAGCCAAGCTATTAAGGGTGCTTCAAGAGAATGAAATTATTCGTGTTGGTGGAACGAAAGCTATTTCAATCAATGTCAGAGTCATTGCAGCTACTAACGTAAACCTTGAGAAAAGAATAATTGATGGCTCCTTCAGGGAAGATTTATACTATCGTATTAATCGACTTCCAATTTTCATCCCGCCACTAAGAGAGAGGAAGGAAGATCTAGGACGCTTATGTCATCACCTCATACAGAAGCTTAACCAAGATTACGGGCGAAATATCGAAGGCATTACTGAAAAGGCGATTAAATTTTTTGAAACGTATGACTGGCCTGGCAATGTCCGAGAGCTCGAAAATATTCTGGGACGTGCGATTATTCACCTTTCCTTTCATGAATCTTGGATCGATGTCCAATCGATCCCGTCGTTAGCCTCCAATCATCAACAACAGGGTTTTGAGGTGAAGGCGGCGACAACGCAAGGGTCTCTCCAAGATCAGGTCGAGCGATTCGAGAAAGGGTTAATTGAAGATACATTAACGCGATGTAATGGAAACAAAACGAAAACAGCTAAAGAACTTAAATTATCATTACGCAATCTATATTATAAAATAGATAAGTACGGTATTGAATGA